One genomic region from Drosophila subpulchrella strain 33 F10 #4 breed RU33 chromosome 2R, RU_Dsub_v1.1 Primary Assembly, whole genome shotgun sequence encodes:
- the LOC119549497 gene encoding S-phase kinase-associated protein 1, with product MVLLETRDGRAIRASLDLLERSLVMGEMCRVGEDSKNEDFVIPLHGIHSSVLLKILLWTQYHKGHEEPAWVSKNEHLSADNIDIQTSDWDKEFLRVDIEHVWDLMEGSNYLDIPWLYKLCAQKLAFYSQRNTVSEDSKYSKMIPLWKEFQALTTEQHLEDLGLEKRNHLRFISN from the coding sequence ATGGTGCTCCTGGAGACGAGGGATGGCAGGGCAATTCGAGCAAGTCTGGACCTGCTCGAGCGATCCTTGGTAATGGGTGAAATGTGTCGCGTTGGCGAAGACTCCAAAAACGAGGATTTCGTTATCCCGCTGCACGGCATTCACAGCAGCGTTCTGCTGAAGATCCTCCTATGGACCCAATACCACAAGGGACATGAGGAGCCCGCCTGGGTGTCCAAAAATGAACATCTTTCGGCCGATAATATTGACATTCAAACCTCCGACTGGGACAAGGAGTTCCTGCGCGTGGATATCGAACACGTTTGGGATCTCATGGAGGGCTCCAATTACCTGGACATCCCTTGGCTGTACAAGCTCTGTGCCCAAAAACTAGCTTTCTACAGTCAACGAAATACTGTGTCCGAGGACAGCAAATACTCGAAGATGATACCATTGTGGAAAGAGTTCCAGGCACTCACCACTGAACAGCACTTAGAAGACTTAGGCTTAGAAAAAAGAAACCACCTTCGATTCAtttcaaattga
- the LOC119549498 gene encoding transmembrane protein 14 homolog — MPVDWFGYVYAATVAAGGVMGFAKAGSIPSLGAGLAFGALLGYGAHLNSQETPRPLLQLGTSLFLAGLMGARWNRSGKLMPAGVVCMLSVAALVKNVATYNRYLLPSPTKGA; from the exons atgccGGTGGATTGGTTTGGTTATGTCTACGCTGCCACGGTGGCCGCTGGTGGAGTTATGGGATTCGCCAAGGCGG GTTCCATACCCTCCTTGGGTGCCGGTCTGGCCTTTGGAGCCCTACTCGGCTATGGGGCTCACTTGAACTCCCAGGAAACGCCACGCCCCCTGCTCCAACTGGGCACCTCCCTGTTCTTGGCCGGATTAATGGGCGCCCGGTGGAATCGTTCCGGGAAACTAATGCCCGCCGGCGTGGTCTGCATGCTCTCCGTTGCCGCTTTGGTTAAGAATGTGGCCACCTACAATCGCTACCTTTTGCCCTCCCCCACAAAGGGTGCCTAA